In the genome of Zobellia nedashkovskayae, the window TTGAATTTATGGGAGTAAATAGCGAACCCAAAAGAAATCCGCAGTTTGTATGTTTGAAAGATAAGGTGTTGCATTTTATCACTGTTCGTTATGTAGCTTACCCTGAGAATCCCAGTAGGTTTGATGAGGCGTTAATGGCTAAGATGAAGGAGCATGCGGATAAACAGGAAGCCAGAACGTATTATGCGGGTGTAGGACTTTCAAATGCCGAAAACCAAGAGTTGCCGGTGTATTTAGATGAGGCTTATGTGGTAGATTATATTGGTTTAATTGAAATTAAAGATGAATAGATTTTTAGCTTTTATAAGTATTTTGTTTTTACTTTCCTGTGGAGGTAATCCGTCAGGTATGGTTAGAAATGAAACTTCTGGAGGTGCGTTGGGTACTTCCTATAATCTTATCTATTTGTCTCAAGATAAATTGGATCTTCAACAGCAAGTAGATTCTGTTTTTGATGCTATTAATCATTCATTGTCAACCTATATTCCTGCATCGGATATTTCTAAGATTAATCAAGGTGATTCTACTGTAGTAGTTGATCACATGTTTCAAGAAGTTTTTGAATTGTCTCACGAGGTCTACGGAGCTACCGAAGGGTATTTTGACCCTACTGTGGGCATATTGGTAAATGCTTGGGGGTTTGGTCCAGAAAAGCAGATACAGATGGATAGCACTCGTGTAGATAGCTTGTTACAATATGTAGGTTTTAATAAAGTAGAACTTACGAAAGGAAATACCATAAGTAAATCCAACCCTAATATCTATTTTGATTTTAATGCTATTGCTAAAGGATATTCCATAGACAGGCTGGCAAAGCTTATGGATAACAAGGGTATTGAAAATTATTTATTAGAAGTAGGAGGGGAGTTGGTAGCAAAAGGCCAGAACCAAATCAAACAAAAACCATGGATTGTAGGTATAGATGACCCTACAATTGAAAATGAACGAAAATTGAAAGCTACCATTCTTCTAGAGGATAGAGCCTTGGCTTCATCTGGAAACTATAGACATTTTAGGGAAGACCCGGTAACAGGGCTAAAATATGTTCATACTATTGATCCAACTACAGGATATACAAAAAATGCAAATACATTGGCAGCAACGGTTTTAGCAGATAATTGTGCAAAGGCAGATGCATATGCTACTTCTTTTATGGCGATGGATTTGGATAAGGTGCTTAAGCTATTGACCGTAAAACGGGAACTTGAAGCCTATATTATTTTTATAGATGAAAAGGGAGAAACGCATGAATTCATGACGCCTGGTTTTGAAGCATTGGTAATAAAAAACTAAAGCGGTTTCTTTACCAAAGGAATTATTTCACCTTTAGCTAAGCGATATTTGTCTATGTCTTCTGAAGAAAGCGTTGCGGTATAGTCTACTTCTTCCACAATGAAACCTATGCTTCTTAATTTTTCAAAATAATCCCAACCATAAATCCGTACGTGGTCATACTGGCCGAATATTTTGGCGCGTTCTTTTTTGTCCGTAATGGAATTGTCTTCAAAAGTAGTTTTACGATCAAGGTCTTGAGGGATTTGTAAAATAGCCCAACCACCCTTTCTAAGAACTCTATACAATTCTTGCATGGCTTTGGTGTCATCAGGAATATGCTCAAGAACATGGTTACAGAAAATAACGTCAAAGGAATTATCTTCAAAAGGTAAATCGCAAATGTCTGCCTTCACATCCGCTAATGGGGATAAAAGATCAGTAGTTATATATTCTAGATTTTTGAGATTTCTAAAACGTTTGTAGAATGCCTGTTCGGGAGCAAAATGTAGCACCTTTAGCTTCTCGGTAAAAAAGTTGGTCTCGTTTTTTAAGTAGAGCCATAACAAACGGTGCCTTTCTAGTGATAAGGTAAAAGGCGAGAGTACGTTTTCTCTTGGGCTTTCATAGCCGTAAGGCAGGAAGCTCTTAAATTTTTTGCCGTCAATAGGGTCCTCGTAACGA includes:
- a CDS encoding Na(+)-translocating NADH-quinone reductase subunit F, which gives rise to MGKPLSERELHNLAMNIVGKELEAEGFEFMGVNSEPKRNPQFVCLKDKVLHFITVRYVAYPENPSRFDEALMAKMKEHADKQEARTYYAGVGLSNAENQELPVYLDEAYVVDYIGLIEIKDE
- a CDS encoding FAD:protein FMN transferase; the protein is MNRFLAFISILFLLSCGGNPSGMVRNETSGGALGTSYNLIYLSQDKLDLQQQVDSVFDAINHSLSTYIPASDISKINQGDSTVVVDHMFQEVFELSHEVYGATEGYFDPTVGILVNAWGFGPEKQIQMDSTRVDSLLQYVGFNKVELTKGNTISKSNPNIYFDFNAIAKGYSIDRLAKLMDNKGIENYLLEVGGELVAKGQNQIKQKPWIVGIDDPTIENERKLKATILLEDRALASSGNYRHFREDPVTGLKYVHTIDPTTGYTKNANTLAATVLADNCAKADAYATSFMAMDLDKVLKLLTVKRELEAYIIFIDEKGETHEFMTPGFEALVIKN
- a CDS encoding class I SAM-dependent methyltransferase encodes the protein MSKIFKFILNAVPRPLLIKLSYLVRPILGLWMRGNRYEDPIDGKKFKSFLPYGYESPRENVLSPFTLSLERHRLLWLYLKNETNFFTEKLKVLHFAPEQAFYKRFRNLKNLEYITTDLLSPLADVKADICDLPFEDNSFDVIFCNHVLEHIPDDTKAMQELYRVLRKGGWAILQIPQDLDRKTTFEDNSITDKKERAKIFGQYDHVRIYGWDYFEKLRSIGFIVEEVDYTATLSSEDIDKYRLAKGEIIPLVKKPL